Below is a window of Impatiens glandulifera chromosome 2, dImpGla2.1, whole genome shotgun sequence DNA.
AAAACTCTCAAAGCCAACCTTTAGATAGTTCATTATTTGTATAAGTTTTTATAGGTGGGCGCATTTTCCCTTCTTATGAGTATGGTTTTCAAAAAGTGTCGATTAAGGCAAAACTAGAGTGTAATGGTGGGCAGTGACTTTACTAATAAGATATCCTTTTCTCACTTGTTAGAAAAGTTTGTTATAActcttatttgatttaattataattaatttttatcaaaaaaaaaaaaaatcattaaaactgACCTTGTTTGGAATAAAAATACACATAAATACTCACTTTTAAGTTTTAACGTTTCAATCTCTACTTCTATGAATTTGATAATCTTGCAAATTTATTAACTCTTGACTCTAATGTCTCAAAGGTTCAATTTAAAGGTATCACATTTGATCAAAATCAGATGATAATTTCAACAATTAATATGTCTACTACTACTACTCTATCTTATAAAAAGTTgcattaatttttctttcaaaacaaCAAAACTCCAACAATTTATGATTTTATGTATTGTTTTATCATTCATCTATCACGATTCATTCTAAGCAAGAATCCCCCGATGGAAAAGTATTTATTGTCTTAAATCTGAAATAGAAATATAGAATGAATGATGATAATGGTCATTTCAGCAATCTGAAAGAGCAATAAGTTGATCAACCACACTAGGATCTGAAAGTGTGCTTATATCTCCCAGCTCATCCAATTCCCTTGAAgcaatttttctcaaaattctcCTCATTATCTTTCCACTCCTTGTCTTCGGAAGACCAGGCGCCCAATGAATTTTATCAGGGGCCGCAAATGCTCCAAtctgaagaaaaataataacatttgtttataaaaaaagaacACAGAGAACAAACAGGATGAAGATTATCTAAGAAAAATGCACCTGGTTTCTCACAGTAAGTATGAGGCTCTTTCGAAGTTCTTCACTAAAGGCAATCCCATCAACCAAGGTAACAAAGGCATAAATGCCCTGCCCTTTCACCTTAAGGACAaacaaaaatagtttaaattgaAATGCAACTATTTTACCAAAATGAGCATTAATTATTAAGTTCTAAATCTACCTCATGCTCATAACCAACAACTGCAGCTTCAGCACACTGAGGATGCGAAACTAACGCAGATTCCACTTCAGCAGTACCAATTCTATGTCCACTTCATGTATTTGAAacaaaaactaaacaattgGAAAAACCCTTCAAAAACTTTGACAAAACATCTGATAGATTTGAGATTTACCTGACATTAATGACGTCGTCAACTCTTCCTGTAAGCCAGTAATACCCATCCTTGTCCCTTTgttgaaaatttcaaaaacccATGTTAAAAAGAAGATGTTAACCTTTTTTGtatgaaagagataaaataaaaaatacctgCTGCAACCATCACCGCTAAAATAATATCCAGGAAATGGCTTGAAATAAGTAGTTTCATATCTCTCATGATCACCATAAAGGGACCTGAATGCCCCAGGCCATGATCCTTTCACACACAAGTACCCGTTGCATTCACCTTTAATCTCAACACCTTTATCGTCTACTATAACAGTCTGAATCCATATAACAAAGAAGTTCTTAACCAGAAAAAGAGTAAaggaaaaacaaatttatactGCATAAGTTTGCAACAAATATGACCTGAACTCCAAAGAAAGGGAAAGTAGCAGAACCAGGCTTCAATGGCCATGCACCTGGTAAAGGAGTAATCTGTTTGCaacaaaaatcattatatatcattCATACCGAACATAACGGAATGAAGTCATATTTACCAAAAAGCCACCAGTCTCTGTTTGCCACCAAGTGTCAGATATAGGACATCTCGTATCTCCTACTACATTGTAAAACCACCTAATGACACAATTAgcaataaatttaagaaatcaaCGTCTGAAATTTCTAGTAAAAGTAATCTGTACTAGAGATAAACCTCCATGATTTTGGATTTATAGGCTCGCCAACACTTCCAAGTACTCTCAACGATTTCCTTGAATATCGTCTAACATACTgcacaattaacaaaattaaatggaAAACTAAATTCTACAAATCTAAGGAATGACTGAAATTCTTACCTCATCTCCAGCACGCATGAGAGACCGCACCAGAGTGGGAGCAGTGTAGAATATTGTTACCTTGTACTTATCAACAATGTCCCAACATCTTCCAGAATCTGGATAATTTGGAGCCTGTcatgaaaacaaaattagaCATGTCATCAAGTTGCCTGGTTATAATGTTAGTTATAAGTGGTTAAAAATAGTTATGTTAGCAGTTACTAGTTAACTAGGTAGTTATTTTCAGTTACAATTAAGTAGTATAAATAAGTAATTGTAATGTGTAATGGTAATATCAAATTGTTATTCAATGAACTTAAAATAGTTCGGTTTCTCTACCCCTTCATATATAACAACTGTTGCTCCATTAAGAAGAGGACCATAAGTAACATAACTGTGACCAGTAATCCACCCACAATCTGCTGTACAcctaaaataacagaaaaaataagttaataaataatccTAGATGATCCAAAATATGCATTCGATAATTAATCAGATGTTTTCTTTACCAGTATATATCCGATTCCCTATAGTCAAACGCATATTTGAAGGTTGTCGCAGTATAGACCATATAGCCCCCGGTTGTATGAAGAACACCTTTAGGATTCCCAGTGCTTCCACTAGTATAAAGCAAAAACAATGGATCCTCGGCTTCCACCCATTCAACATTACAC
It encodes the following:
- the LOC124925358 gene encoding acetyl-coenzyme A synthetase, chloroplastic/glyoxysomal-like → MIKKWSNWMKMVALPSFWFTTTKKDCLLLHGTAIAPSSSLLVRSDHPSSPTSSSPVSNNRLSTTLDHRNSRPFSSSIHVTGKVKSPSSRIGAGAGRNELVLEMEGTQATTNHLLNNAIVLGESLASEEDDLILPSNGFSQQATVSSIQKYLEMYRRSIEDPAGFWSDIASEFFWKRKWGQDVYSENLDIRKGDVKIEWFKGGVTNICFNCLDRNIESGNGDKIALYWEGNEIGKDSNLTYKQLLERVCQLANYLKHIGVKKGDAVVIYLPMLMELPIAMLACSRIGAVHSVVFAGFSSESLSQRIMDCKPRVLITCNAVMRGSKVIHLKDIVDTAVIELAQNGITVDTCLVFENQSAMKREDTKWNMGKDIWWQDVVDTFPTSCNVEWVEAEDPLFLLYTSGSTGNPKGVLHTTGGYMVYTATTFKYAFDYRESDIYWCTADCGWITGHSYVTYGPLLNGATVVIYEGAPNYPDSGRCWDIVDKYKVTIFYTAPTLVRSLMRAGDEYVRRYSRKSLRVLGSVGEPINPKSWRWFYNVVGDTRCPISDTWWQTETGGFLITPLPGAWPLKPGSATFPFFGVQTVIVDDKGVEIKGECNGYLCVKGSWPGAFRSLYGDHERYETTYFKPFPGYYFSGDGCSRDKDGYYWLTGRVDDVINVSGHRIGTAEVESALVSHPQCAEAAVVGYEHEVKGQGIYAFVTLVDGIAFSEELRKSLILTVRNQIGAFAAPDKIHWAPGLPKTRSGKIMRRILRKIASRELDELGDISTLSDPSVVDQLIALSDC